One genomic segment of Homo sapiens chromosome 14, GRCh38.p14 Primary Assembly includes these proteins:
- the IPO4 gene encoding importin-4 has product MESAGLEQLLRELLLPDTERIRRATEQLQIVLRAPAALPALCDLLASAADPQIRQFAAVLTRRRLNTRWRRLAAEQRESLKSLILTALQRETEHCVSLSLAQLSATIFRKEGLEAWPQLLQLLQHSTHSPHSPEREMGLLLLSVVVTSRPEAFQPHHRELLRLLNETLGEVGSPGLLFYSLRTLTTMAPYLSTEDVPLARMLVPKLIMAMQTLIPIDEAKACEALEALDELLESEVPVITPYLSEVLTFCLEVARNVALGNAIRIRILCCLTFLVKVKSKALLKNRLLPPLLHTLFPIVAAEPPPGQLDPEDQDSEEEELEIELMGETPKHFAVQVVDMLALHLPPEKLCPQLMPMLEEALRSESPYQRKAGLLVLAVLSDGAGDHIRQRLLPPLLQIVCKGLEDPSQVVRNAALFALGQFSENLQPHISSYSREVMPLLLAYLKSVPLGHTHHLAKACYALENFVENLGPKVQPYLPELMECMLQLLRNPSSPRAKELAVSALGAIATAAQASLLPYFPAIMEHLREFLLTGREDLQPVQIQSLETLGVLARAVGEPMRPLAEECCQLGLGLCDQVDDPDLRRCTYSLFAALSGLMGEGLAPHLEQITTLMLLSLRSTEGIVPQYDGSSSFLLFDDESDGEEEEELMDEDVEEEDDSEISGYSVENAFFDEKEDTCAAVGEISVNTSVAFLPYMESVFEEVFKLLECPHLNVRKAAHEALGQFCCALHKACQSCPSEPNTAALQAALARVVPSYMQAVNRERERQVVMAVLEALTGVLRSCGTLTLKPPGRLAELCGVLKAVLQRKTACQDTDEEEEEEDDDQAEYDAMLLEHAGEAIPALAAAAGGDSFAPFFAGFLPLLVCKTKQGCTVAEKSFAVGTLAETIQGLGAASAQFVSRLLPVLLSTAQEADPEVRSNAIFGMGVLAEHGGHPAQEHFPKLLGLLFPLLARERHDRVRDNICGALARLLMASPTRKPEPQVLAALLHALPLKEDLEEWVTIGRLFSFLYQSSPDQVIDVAPELLRICSLILADNKIPPDTKAALLLLLTFLAKQHTDSFQAALGSLPVDKAQELQAVLGLS; this is encoded by the exons ATGGAGTCAGCCGGGCTAGAGCAGCTCCTACGGGAGCTGCTGCTACCGGACACCGAGCGCATCCGTCGG GCCACGGAACAGCTCCAGATCGTTCTTCGGGCCCCCGCCGCTTTGCCGGCTCTCTGCGACCTGCTAGCCTCGGCGGCCGACCCCCAG ATCCGCCAGTTTGCGGCCGTGCTGACCCGCAGACGACTGAACACCCGCTGGCGACGGCTGGCGGCGGAGCAACGGGAGAG CCTCAAGTCCCTGATCCTGACGGCCCTGCAGAGAGAAACAGA GCACTGTGTGAGCCTCAGCCTGGCCCAGCTCTCAGCCACCATTTTTCGAAAGGAAGGCTTGGAGGCCTGGCCACAGCTTTTGCAGCTGCTTCAGCACAGTACCCACAGCCCCCACAGCCCAGAGAGAGAG ATGGGGCTTTTGCTGCTAAGTGTGGTGGTGACCTCCCGGCCCGAGGCCTTCCAACCCCACCACCGGGAGCTTCTTCGGCTTCTGAATGAGACTCTTGGTGAGGTGGGCTCTCCTGGGCTGCTCTTCTACTCCCTGCGCACTCTGACCACCATGGCTCCCTACCTCAGCACTGAAGATGTG CCTCTCGCTCGGATGTTGGTGCCCAAGCTGATCATGGCCATGCAGACTCTGATCCCCATAGATGAG GCAAAGGCCTGTGAGGCCCTTGAGGCTTTGGATGAACTGTTGGAGTCAGAGGTGCCGGTCATCACCCCCTACCTCTCTGAAGTCCTCACATTCTGCCTGGAG GTAGCTAGAAATGTGGCCCTGGGCAATGCGATACGCATACGTATTCTCTGCTGCCTCACTTTCTTGGTCAAAGTCAAGAGCAAG GCCTTACTGAAGAATCGTCTCCTGCCACCCTTGCTGCACACCCTTTTCCCCATTGTGGCTGCTGAGCCCCCACCAGGCCAGTTGGATCCCGAGGACCAGGATTCAGAAGAGGAAGAGTTGGAGATTGAGCTGATGGGGGAGACTCCCAAGCATTTCGCTGTACAA GTTGTGGACATGCTGGCACTACACCTGCCCCCCGAGAAGCTCTGTCCCCAGCTG ATGCCCATGTTGGAAGAGGCTTTGCGGAGCGAGAGCCCATACCAGCGCAAAGCTGGACTCCTGGTGCTGGCCGTGCTGTCTGACGGAGCTGGCGACCACATCAGGCAGAG ACTGCTGCCCCCACTGCTGCAGATTGTGTGCAAGGGCCTGGAGGACCCCTCGCAAGTTGTACGCAATGCTGCGCTGTTTGCCCTGGGCCAGTTCTCAGAAAACCTACAG ccccatatCAGCAGCTATTCAAGGGAGGTAATGCCACTGCTCCTCGCCTACTTGAAGTCGGTGCCTCTTGGACACACACACCACCTAGCCAAGGCCTGCTATGCCCTGGAGAATTTTGTGGAGAACCTAG GGCCCAAGGTGCAGCCCTACCTTCCGGAGCTTATGGAATGCATGCTGCAGCTTCTGAGGAACCCCAGCAGTCCCCGGGCCAAGGAGCTGGCTGTGAGCGCCCTGGGAGCCATTG CTACGGCTGCCCAGGCCTCGCTGCTGCCCTACTTCCCTGCCATCATGGAGCACCTGCGGGAATTCCTGTTAACAGGCCGTGAGGACCTTCAGCCTGTGCAGATCCAGAGCCTGG AGACACTGGGGGTGCTGGCACGAGCAGTGGGGGAGCCCATGAGGCCGCTGGCTGAGGAATGCTGCCAGCTGGGTCTGGGCCTCTGCGACCAGGTAGACGACCCTGACTTGCGGCGCTGCAC GTACAGCCTATTTGCAGCCTTATCGGGTCTGATGGGTGAGGGCCTGGCGCCCCACTTGGAACAGATCACCACGCTCATGCTGCTGTCACTGCGTTCCACCGAGGGCATTGTG CCTCAGTATGACGGGAGCAGCTCCTTCCTTCTGTTTGACGATGAGAGTgatggggaagaagaggaggagctCATGGATGAGGATGTGGAAGAAGAGGATGACTCAGAGATCTCAGG GTACAGCGTGGAGAATGCCTTCTTCGATGAGAAGGAAGACACCTGTGCTGCCGTGGGGGAGATCTCTGTGAACACCAG TGTGGCCTTCCTTCCATACATGGAAAGTGTCTTTGAAGAAGTATTTAAACTGCTGGAG TGCCCTCACCTGAATGTGCGGAAGGCAGCCCATGAGGCTCTGGGTCAGTTTTGCTGTGCACTGCACAAGGCCTGTCAAAGCTGCCCCTCGGAACCCAACACTGCTG CTTTGCAGGCTGCCCTGGCCCGAGTCGTGCCATCCTACATGCAGGCAGTGAACAGGGAGCGGGAACGCCAGGTGGTGATGGCCGTGCTGGAGGCCCTGACAGGGGTGCTCCGCAGCTGTGGGACCCTCACACTGAAGCCCCCTGGGCGCCTCGCTGAGCTCTGTGGCGTGCTCAAGGCTGTGCTGCAGAGGAAG ACAGCCTGTCAGGATACTgacgaggaggaggaagaggaagatgatgaTCAG GCTGAATACGACGCCATGTTGCTGGAGCACGCTGGAGAGGCCATCCCTGCCCTGGCAGCCGCGGCTGGGGGAGACTCCTTTGCCCCATTCTTTGCCGGTTTCCTGCCATTATTGGTGTGCAAGACA AAACAGGGCTGCACAGTGGCAGAGAAGTCCTTTGCAGTGGGGACCTTGGCAGAGACTATTCAGGGCCTGGGTGCTGCCTCAGCCCAGTTTGTGTCTCGGCTGCTCCCTGTGCTGTTGAGCACCGCCCAAGAGGCAGACCCCGAGGTGCGAAGCAATGCCATCTTCGGGATGGGCGTGCTGGCAGAGCATGGGGGCCACCCTGCCCAGGA ACACTTCCCCAAGCTGCTGGGGCTCCTTTTTCCCCTCCTGGCGCGGGAGCGACATGATCGTGTCCGTGACAACATCTGTGGGGCACTTGCCCGCCTGTTGATGGCCAGTCCCACCAGGAAACCAGAGCCCCAG GTGCTGGCTGCCCTACTGCATGCCCTGCCACTGAAGGAGGACTTGGAGGAGTGGGTCACCATTGGGCGCCTCTTCAGCTTCCTGTACCAGAGCAGCCCTGACCAG GTTATAGATGTGGCTCCCGAGCTTCTGCGTATCTGCAGCCTCATTCTGGCTGACAACAAGATCCCACCAG ACACCAAGGCCGCACTGTTGCTGCTCCTGACGTTCCTGGCCAAACAGCACACCGACAGCTTTCAAGCAGCTCTGGGCTCACTGCCTGTTGACAAGGCTCAGGAGCTCCAGGCTGTACTGGGCCTCTCCTAG
- the TM9SF1 gene encoding transmembrane 9 superfamily member 1 isoform c (isoform c is encoded by transcript variant 3): MAESLYEIRFRENVEKRILCHMQLSSAQVEQLRQAIEELYYFEFVVDDLPIRGFVGYMEESGFLPHSHKIGLWTHLDFHLEFHGDRIIFANVSVRDVKPHSLDGLRPDEFLGLTHTYSVRWSETSVERRSDRRRGDDGGFFPRTLEIHWLSIINSMVLVFLLVGFVAVILMRVLRNDLARYNLDEETTSAGSGDDFDQGDNGWKIIHTDVFRFPPYRGLLCAVLGVGAQFLALGTGIIVMALLGMFNVHRHGAINSAAILLYALTCCISGYVSSHFYRQIGGERWVWNIILTTSLFSVPFFLTWSVVNSVHWANGSTQALPATTILLLLTVWLLVGFPLTVIGGIFGKNNASPFDAPCRTKNIAREIPPQPWYKSTVIHMTVGGFLPFSAISVELYYIFATVWGREQYTLYGILFFVFAILLSVGACISIALTYFQLSGEDYRWWWRSVLSVGSTGLFIFLYSVFYYARRSNMSGAVQTVEFFGYSLLTGYVFFLMLGTISFFSSLKFIRYIYVNLKMD, encoded by the exons GTGGAGCAGCTGCGCCAGGCCATTGAAGAACTGTACTACTTTGAATTTGTGGTAGATGACTTGCCAATCCGGGGCTTTGTGGGCTACATGGAGGAGAGTGGTTTCCTGCCACACAGCCACAAGATAGGACTCTGGACCCATTTGGACTTCCACCTAGAATTCCATGGAGACCGAATTATATTTGCCAATGTTTCAGTGCGGGACGTCAAGCCCCACAGCTTGGATGGGTTACGACCTGACGAGTTCCTAGGCCTTACCCACACTTATAGCGTGCGCTGGTCTGAGACTTCAGTGGAGCGTCGGAGTGACAGGCGCCGTGGTGACGATGGTGGTTTCTTTCCTCGAACACTGGAAATCCATTGGTTGTCCATCATCAACTCCATGGTGCTTGTGTTTTTACTGGTGGGTTTTGTGGCTGTCATTCTAATGCGTGTGCTTCGGAATGACCTGGCTCGGTACAACTTAGATGAGGAGACCACCTCTGCAGGTTCTGGTGATGACTTTGACCAGGGTGACAATGGCTGGAAAATTATCCATACAGATGTCTTCCGCTTCCCCCCATACCGTGGTCTGCTCTGTGCTGTGCTTGGCGTGGGTGCCCAGTTCCTGGCCCTTGGCACTG GCATTATTGTCATGGCACTGCTGGGCATGTTCAATGTGCACCGTCATGGGGCCATTAACTCAGCAGCCATCTTGTTGTATGCCCTGACCTGCTGCATCTCTGGCTACGTGTCCAGCCACTTCTACCGGCAGATTGGAGGCGAGCGTTGGGTGTGGAACATCATTCTCACCACCAGTCTCTTCTCTG TGCCTTTCTTCCTGACGTGGAGTGTGGTGAACTCAGTGCATTGGGCCAATGGTTCGACACAGGCTCTGCCAGCCACAACCATCCTGCTGCTTCTGACGGTTTGGCTGCTGGTGGGCTTTCCCCTCACTGTCATTGGAGGCATCTTTGGGAAGAACAACGCCAGCCCCTTTGATGCACCCTGTCGCACCAAGAACATCGCCCGGGAGATTCCACCCCAGCCCTGGTACAAGTCTACTGTCATCCACATGACTGTTGGAGGCTTCCTGCCTTTCAG TGCCATCTCTGTGGAGCTGTACTACATCTTTGCCACAGTATGGGGTCGGGAGCAGTACACTTTGTACGGCATCCTCTTCTTTGTCTTCGCCATCCTGCTGAGTGTGGGGGCTTGCATCTCCATTGCACTCACCTACTTCCAGTTGTCTGGGGAGGATTACCGCTGGTGGTGGCGATCTGTGCTGAGTGTTGGCTCCACCGGCCTCTTCATCTTCCTCTACTCAGTTTTCTATTATGCCCGGCGCTCCAACATGTCTGGGGCAGTACAGACAGTAGAGTTCTTCGGCTACTCCTTACTCACTGGTTATGTCTTCTTCCTCATGCTGGGCAccatctcctttttttcttccctaaagTTCATCCGGTATATCTATGTTAACCTCAAGATGGACTGA